From the genome of Motacilla alba alba isolate MOTALB_02 chromosome 13, Motacilla_alba_V1.0_pri, whole genome shotgun sequence, one region includes:
- the FNIP1 gene encoding folliculin-interacting protein 1 isoform X1 has protein sequence MPPTLFQKLFNKKHGLISPARDARDDCVFSWPLPEFDPSQIRLIVYQDCERRGRNVLFDSSAKRKIEDVSVSKLCSDAQVRVFGKCCQLKPGGDSSSSLDSSINSSSSFSDPKEQCPKYQGSRCSSDANMLGEMMFGSVAMSYKGSTLKIHQIRSPPQLMLSKVFTARTGSSIYGSLNTLQDSLEFINQDSNTLKPDHSTIMNGLLGNIGLSQLCSPRRAFSEQGPLRLIRSASFFAVHSNPMDMPGREQNEDRDSGIARSASLSSLLITPFPSPGSSFNKSCASSYQRRWRRSQTTSLENGVFPRWSMDESFNLSDDSSGTNSGIVRKKKIAIGVIFSLSRDEDENNKFNEFFFSHFPLFESHMNKLKSAIEQAMKMSRRSADASQRSLAYNRIVDALNEFRTTICNLYTMPRIGEPVWLTMMSGTPEKNQLCHRFMKEFTFLMENASKNQFLPALLTAVLTNHLAWVPTVMPNGQPPIRIFLEKHSSQSVDMLAKTHPYNPLWAQLGDLYGAIGSPVRLAKTVVVGKRHDLVQRLLYFLTYFIRCSELQETHLLENGEDEAIVMPGTVITTTLEKGEVEESEYVLVTMHKNRGNLLPTESEEMRAPNCSCKYCKCPVSLAQNIEGVAQQEREDMQSTPKVELESSSDENRTIVPEDGQEDAVDVTQPRPCLDTKLETVVCTGSASPEKCVGTESCLEPGASTWRSEDALEAGSQAGGGTRTPGIAVEKKPPDKLFMDTFPRSPAEAQTKVTFLIGDSMSPDSDIELRSQAVVEQIARHHSPPAAEAAVSADQNCEAKQTVEDQNRDCGTAEPFPQVASEHQSWNSNPYSAESMSLFDEYFTDDSSVETQTADDIPGQAAANLLAHNSSLEFSKKLCTKACKPPSEFCKFMDSVRQETYKNCFNEQDQREKISIRVPHGDRENVEKKVAPGIDWDIPRNESSDSALGDSESEDTGHDLTRLGSNYYGGEQEDWAEEYEIPFPGSKLVEVNSVQPSIANFGRSLLGGYCSSYVPDFVLQGIGSDEKLRHCLVSDLSHAVQHPVLDEPIAEAVCIIADTDKWTVQVASSQRRMIENKLGKEVLVSSLVSNLLHSTLQLYKHNLSPNFCVMHLEDRLQELYFKSKMLSEYLKGQMRVHVKELGVVLGIESSDLPLLAAVASTHSPYVAQILL, from the exons AAACTCTGCAGCGATGCTCAAGTGAGAGTTTTTGGGAAATGTTGCCAACTAAAGCCTGGAGGAGACAGCTCCTCTTCCTTGGATAGTTCAATCAATTCATCCTCCTCATTCTCTGATCCAAAAGAGCAATGCCCAAAATACCAG GGTTCTCGGTGCTCCTCAGATGCCAACATGCTTGGAGAGATGATGTTTGGCTCTGTGGCCATGAGCTACAAGGGCTCCACATTGAAAATTCATCAGATCCG ctcccctccccagctcatGCTCAGCAAGGTGTTCACAGCTCGCACGGGCAGCAGCATCTACGGCAGTCTGAACAC GTTGCAGGACAGTCTTGAGTTCATTAATCAAGACAGCAATACATTAAAGCCTGACCACAGTACAATTATGAATGGACTTCTTGGGAATATAG GTCTTTCCCAGCTTTGCAGCCCCAGGCGGGCATTCTCAGAGCAAGGTCCGCTCCGCCTCATCCGGAGCGCCTCTTTCTTTGCAG TTCACAGCAACCCTATGGATATgcctgggagggagcagaatGAGGACAGAGACAGCGGTATAGCAAGATCTG CATCTCTTAGCAGTCTGCTGATCACTCCGTTCCCATCGCCGGGCTCCTCGTTCAAcaagagctgtgccagcagctacCAGCGGCGCTGGCGGCGCAGCCAGACCACCAGCCTGGAGAACGGCGTCTTCCCTCGCTG GTCCATGGATGAAAGCTTCAACTTGTCAGATGACAGCTCTGGTACAAACTCAGGAATTGTTCGGAAGAAAAAGATAGCAATTGGGGTTATTTTTTCACTCTCAAGAGATGAAGATGAAAACAACAAATTTAACGAGTTCTTTTTTTCACACTTCCCTCTTTTTGAGAGTCACATGAACAAACTGAAGAGTGCAATAGAACAG GCCATGAAAATGAGTCGGAGATCAGCTGATGCCAGCCAGCGGAGTTTGGCATATAACAGAATTGTGGATGCCCTGAATGAGTTCAG aaCAACTATTTGCAATCTCTACACGATGCCACGGATTGGGGAGCCTGTCTGGCTCACCATGATGTCAGGGACACCAGAGAAGAACCAGCTGTGCCATCGCTTCATGAAAGAGTTCACTTTCTTGATGGAAAATGCTTCTAAAAATCA GTTTTTACCAGCTTTGCTGACTGCAGTGCTGACTAACCACCTGGCCTGGGTCCCCACTGTCATGCCCAATGGCCAGCCACCAATAAGAATCTTCCTGGAGAAGCATTCTTCCCAGAGTGTGGACATGCTGGCCAAAACTCATCCCTACAACCCACTGTGGGCTCAGCTCG GTGACCTGTATGGGGCCATCGGATCACCTGTGAGATTAGCAAAAACAGTCGTGGTTGGCAAAAGACATGATCTGGTCCAGAGGTTGCTTTATTTCCTCACTTACTTCATCAGATGCTCTGAACTTCAAGAGACACACCTTCTGGAGAACGGGGAAGATGAGGCCATCGTCATGCCTGGCACTGTTATCACTACCACgctggagaaaggagaagtGGAAGAGTCTGAGTATGTGCTTGTCACGATGCACAAGAACAGGGGCAACTTGCTCCCCACCGAGTCTGAAGAGATGAGAGCTCCCAACTGCAGCTGTAAATACTGCAAATGTCCCGTTTCCCTCGCACAGAACATAGAAGGTGTTGCACAGCAAGAAAGAGAAGACATGCAAAGCACTCCTAAGGTAGAGCTGGAATCTTCTTCAGATGAGAACAGAACCATCGTTCCTGAGGATGGCCAGGAAGATGCCGTGGATGTGACACAACCAAGGCCCTGCCTGGATACCAAACTAGAGACTGTGGTGTGCACAGGGTCAGCTTCGCCCGAGAAATGTGTGGGGACAGAATCTTGTTTGGAGCCCGGAGCCAGCACGTGGAGGAGTGAGGATGCGCTGGAGGCGGGCAGCCAGGCgggaggtggcaccaggacACCTGGGATTGCTGTGGAGAAGAAGCCACCCGATAAGCTCTTCATGGACACGTTTCCCCGCAGCCCTGCCGAGGCTCAGACAAAGGTGACTTTCCTCATCGGAGATTCCATGTCACCTGACTCAGACATTGAACTGAGAAGTCAGGCAGTAGTGGAACAAATTGCCAGGCATCACAGCCCGCCAGCAGCGGAGGCAGCAGTGTCTGCTGATCAGAACTGTGAAGCTAAACAAACTGTCGAGGACCAAAATAGAGACTGTGGGACAGCTGAACCCTTTCCTCAAGTTGCTAGTGAGCATCAGAGCTGGAACTCAAACCCATACAGTGCTGAGAGCATGAGTCTGTTTGATGAATATTTCACTGATGACAGTTCAGTTGAAACCCAGACTGCTGATGATATTCCAGGGCAAGCAGCTGCGAACCTTCTTGCTCACAACAGTAGTTTAGAATTTTCTAAAAAGCTGTGTACAAAGGCTTGCAAACCACCTAGTGAATTTTGTAAATTTATGGACTCTGTTCGACAAGAGACCTACAAAAACTGCTTTAATGAGCAGGaccaaagagagaaaatctCTATTCGCGTCccccatggggacagggaaaacGTAGAGAAAAAAGTGGCCCCGGGAATTGATTGGGACATTCCAAGAAATGAGAGTTCAGACAGTGCCCTGGGTGACAGCGAGAGTGAGGATACAGGCCATGATCTAACTAGACTGGGCAGTAACTATTATGGAGGAGAGCAAGAAGACTGGGCAGAGGAATATGAGATTCCCTTCCCTGG GTCAAAATTAGTTGAAGTGAACTCTGTCCAGCCCAGTATTGCCAATTTTGGAAGATCCTTACTAGGAGGCTACTGTTCCTCTTACGTCCCTGACTTTGTTTTGCAAGGAATAGGAAGTGATGAAAAGCTGAGGCACTGTTTGGTGTCAGATTTGTCTCATGCTGTGCAG CACCCTGTTCTGGACGAGCCCATTGCAGAAGCTGTCTGCATTATTGCAGACACGGACAAGTGGACGGTGCAAGTGGCCAGTAGCCAGAGGCGAATGATTGAGAATAAACTAGGAAAAGAAGTGTTAGTCTCCAGTCTCGTCTCCAACCTGCTTCATTCCACTCTTCAGCTTTACAAGCATAATTTATCTCCAAACTTT tgTGTGATGCACCTGGAAGATCGGCTGCAGGAGCTCTACTTCAAAAGCAAGATGCTGTCTGAGTATCTGAAGGGCCAGATGAGAGTCCATGTCAAGGAGCTGGGCGTGGTGCTGGG GATTGAATCCAGCGACCTCCCCTTGCTGGCAGCTGTAGCGAGCACTCACTCTCCGTACGTTGCCCAGATCCTACTTTAA
- the FNIP1 gene encoding folliculin-interacting protein 1 isoform X3, with translation MPPTLFQKLFNKKHGLISPARDARDDCVFSWPLPEFDPSQIRLIVYQDCERRGRNVLFDSSAKRKIEDVSVSKLCSDAQVRVFGKCCQLKPGGDSSSSLDSSINSSSSFSDPKEQCPKYQGSRCSSDANMLGEMMFGSVAMSYKGSTLKIHQIRSPPQLMLSKVFTARTGSSIYGSLNTLQDSLEFINQDSNTLKPDHSTIMNGLLGNIVHSNPMDMPGREQNEDRDSGIARSASLSSLLITPFPSPGSSFNKSCASSYQRRWRRSQTTSLENGVFPRWSMDESFNLSDDSSGTNSGIVRKKKIAIGVIFSLSRDEDENNKFNEFFFSHFPLFESHMNKLKSAIEQAMKMSRRSADASQRSLAYNRIVDALNEFRTTICNLYTMPRIGEPVWLTMMSGTPEKNQLCHRFMKEFTFLMENASKNQFLPALLTAVLTNHLAWVPTVMPNGQPPIRIFLEKHSSQSVDMLAKTHPYNPLWAQLGDLYGAIGSPVRLAKTVVVGKRHDLVQRLLYFLTYFIRCSELQETHLLENGEDEAIVMPGTVITTTLEKGEVEESEYVLVTMHKNRGNLLPTESEEMRAPNCSCKYCKCPVSLAQNIEGVAQQEREDMQSTPKVELESSSDENRTIVPEDGQEDAVDVTQPRPCLDTKLETVVCTGSASPEKCVGTESCLEPGASTWRSEDALEAGSQAGGGTRTPGIAVEKKPPDKLFMDTFPRSPAEAQTKVTFLIGDSMSPDSDIELRSQAVVEQIARHHSPPAAEAAVSADQNCEAKQTVEDQNRDCGTAEPFPQVASEHQSWNSNPYSAESMSLFDEYFTDDSSVETQTADDIPGQAAANLLAHNSSLEFSKKLCTKACKPPSEFCKFMDSVRQETYKNCFNEQDQREKISIRVPHGDRENVEKKVAPGIDWDIPRNESSDSALGDSESEDTGHDLTRLGSNYYGGEQEDWAEEYEIPFPGSKLVEVNSVQPSIANFGRSLLGGYCSSYVPDFVLQGIGSDEKLRHCLVSDLSHAVQHPVLDEPIAEAVCIIADTDKWTVQVASSQRRMIENKLGKEVLVSSLVSNLLHSTLQLYKHNLSPNFCVMHLEDRLQELYFKSKMLSEYLKGQMRVHVKELGVVLGIESSDLPLLAAVASTHSPYVAQILL, from the exons AAACTCTGCAGCGATGCTCAAGTGAGAGTTTTTGGGAAATGTTGCCAACTAAAGCCTGGAGGAGACAGCTCCTCTTCCTTGGATAGTTCAATCAATTCATCCTCCTCATTCTCTGATCCAAAAGAGCAATGCCCAAAATACCAG GGTTCTCGGTGCTCCTCAGATGCCAACATGCTTGGAGAGATGATGTTTGGCTCTGTGGCCATGAGCTACAAGGGCTCCACATTGAAAATTCATCAGATCCG ctcccctccccagctcatGCTCAGCAAGGTGTTCACAGCTCGCACGGGCAGCAGCATCTACGGCAGTCTGAACAC GTTGCAGGACAGTCTTGAGTTCATTAATCAAGACAGCAATACATTAAAGCCTGACCACAGTACAATTATGAATGGACTTCTTGGGAATATAG TTCACAGCAACCCTATGGATATgcctgggagggagcagaatGAGGACAGAGACAGCGGTATAGCAAGATCTG CATCTCTTAGCAGTCTGCTGATCACTCCGTTCCCATCGCCGGGCTCCTCGTTCAAcaagagctgtgccagcagctacCAGCGGCGCTGGCGGCGCAGCCAGACCACCAGCCTGGAGAACGGCGTCTTCCCTCGCTG GTCCATGGATGAAAGCTTCAACTTGTCAGATGACAGCTCTGGTACAAACTCAGGAATTGTTCGGAAGAAAAAGATAGCAATTGGGGTTATTTTTTCACTCTCAAGAGATGAAGATGAAAACAACAAATTTAACGAGTTCTTTTTTTCACACTTCCCTCTTTTTGAGAGTCACATGAACAAACTGAAGAGTGCAATAGAACAG GCCATGAAAATGAGTCGGAGATCAGCTGATGCCAGCCAGCGGAGTTTGGCATATAACAGAATTGTGGATGCCCTGAATGAGTTCAG aaCAACTATTTGCAATCTCTACACGATGCCACGGATTGGGGAGCCTGTCTGGCTCACCATGATGTCAGGGACACCAGAGAAGAACCAGCTGTGCCATCGCTTCATGAAAGAGTTCACTTTCTTGATGGAAAATGCTTCTAAAAATCA GTTTTTACCAGCTTTGCTGACTGCAGTGCTGACTAACCACCTGGCCTGGGTCCCCACTGTCATGCCCAATGGCCAGCCACCAATAAGAATCTTCCTGGAGAAGCATTCTTCCCAGAGTGTGGACATGCTGGCCAAAACTCATCCCTACAACCCACTGTGGGCTCAGCTCG GTGACCTGTATGGGGCCATCGGATCACCTGTGAGATTAGCAAAAACAGTCGTGGTTGGCAAAAGACATGATCTGGTCCAGAGGTTGCTTTATTTCCTCACTTACTTCATCAGATGCTCTGAACTTCAAGAGACACACCTTCTGGAGAACGGGGAAGATGAGGCCATCGTCATGCCTGGCACTGTTATCACTACCACgctggagaaaggagaagtGGAAGAGTCTGAGTATGTGCTTGTCACGATGCACAAGAACAGGGGCAACTTGCTCCCCACCGAGTCTGAAGAGATGAGAGCTCCCAACTGCAGCTGTAAATACTGCAAATGTCCCGTTTCCCTCGCACAGAACATAGAAGGTGTTGCACAGCAAGAAAGAGAAGACATGCAAAGCACTCCTAAGGTAGAGCTGGAATCTTCTTCAGATGAGAACAGAACCATCGTTCCTGAGGATGGCCAGGAAGATGCCGTGGATGTGACACAACCAAGGCCCTGCCTGGATACCAAACTAGAGACTGTGGTGTGCACAGGGTCAGCTTCGCCCGAGAAATGTGTGGGGACAGAATCTTGTTTGGAGCCCGGAGCCAGCACGTGGAGGAGTGAGGATGCGCTGGAGGCGGGCAGCCAGGCgggaggtggcaccaggacACCTGGGATTGCTGTGGAGAAGAAGCCACCCGATAAGCTCTTCATGGACACGTTTCCCCGCAGCCCTGCCGAGGCTCAGACAAAGGTGACTTTCCTCATCGGAGATTCCATGTCACCTGACTCAGACATTGAACTGAGAAGTCAGGCAGTAGTGGAACAAATTGCCAGGCATCACAGCCCGCCAGCAGCGGAGGCAGCAGTGTCTGCTGATCAGAACTGTGAAGCTAAACAAACTGTCGAGGACCAAAATAGAGACTGTGGGACAGCTGAACCCTTTCCTCAAGTTGCTAGTGAGCATCAGAGCTGGAACTCAAACCCATACAGTGCTGAGAGCATGAGTCTGTTTGATGAATATTTCACTGATGACAGTTCAGTTGAAACCCAGACTGCTGATGATATTCCAGGGCAAGCAGCTGCGAACCTTCTTGCTCACAACAGTAGTTTAGAATTTTCTAAAAAGCTGTGTACAAAGGCTTGCAAACCACCTAGTGAATTTTGTAAATTTATGGACTCTGTTCGACAAGAGACCTACAAAAACTGCTTTAATGAGCAGGaccaaagagagaaaatctCTATTCGCGTCccccatggggacagggaaaacGTAGAGAAAAAAGTGGCCCCGGGAATTGATTGGGACATTCCAAGAAATGAGAGTTCAGACAGTGCCCTGGGTGACAGCGAGAGTGAGGATACAGGCCATGATCTAACTAGACTGGGCAGTAACTATTATGGAGGAGAGCAAGAAGACTGGGCAGAGGAATATGAGATTCCCTTCCCTGG GTCAAAATTAGTTGAAGTGAACTCTGTCCAGCCCAGTATTGCCAATTTTGGAAGATCCTTACTAGGAGGCTACTGTTCCTCTTACGTCCCTGACTTTGTTTTGCAAGGAATAGGAAGTGATGAAAAGCTGAGGCACTGTTTGGTGTCAGATTTGTCTCATGCTGTGCAG CACCCTGTTCTGGACGAGCCCATTGCAGAAGCTGTCTGCATTATTGCAGACACGGACAAGTGGACGGTGCAAGTGGCCAGTAGCCAGAGGCGAATGATTGAGAATAAACTAGGAAAAGAAGTGTTAGTCTCCAGTCTCGTCTCCAACCTGCTTCATTCCACTCTTCAGCTTTACAAGCATAATTTATCTCCAAACTTT tgTGTGATGCACCTGGAAGATCGGCTGCAGGAGCTCTACTTCAAAAGCAAGATGCTGTCTGAGTATCTGAAGGGCCAGATGAGAGTCCATGTCAAGGAGCTGGGCGTGGTGCTGGG GATTGAATCCAGCGACCTCCCCTTGCTGGCAGCTGTAGCGAGCACTCACTCTCCGTACGTTGCCCAGATCCTACTTTAA
- the FNIP1 gene encoding folliculin-interacting protein 1 isoform X2, with protein MLPSWPLPEFDPSQIRLIVYQDCERRGRNVLFDSSAKRKIEDVSVSKLCSDAQVRVFGKCCQLKPGGDSSSSLDSSINSSSSFSDPKEQCPKYQGSRCSSDANMLGEMMFGSVAMSYKGSTLKIHQIRSPPQLMLSKVFTARTGSSIYGSLNTLQDSLEFINQDSNTLKPDHSTIMNGLLGNIGLSQLCSPRRAFSEQGPLRLIRSASFFAVHSNPMDMPGREQNEDRDSGIARSASLSSLLITPFPSPGSSFNKSCASSYQRRWRRSQTTSLENGVFPRWSMDESFNLSDDSSGTNSGIVRKKKIAIGVIFSLSRDEDENNKFNEFFFSHFPLFESHMNKLKSAIEQAMKMSRRSADASQRSLAYNRIVDALNEFRTTICNLYTMPRIGEPVWLTMMSGTPEKNQLCHRFMKEFTFLMENASKNQFLPALLTAVLTNHLAWVPTVMPNGQPPIRIFLEKHSSQSVDMLAKTHPYNPLWAQLGDLYGAIGSPVRLAKTVVVGKRHDLVQRLLYFLTYFIRCSELQETHLLENGEDEAIVMPGTVITTTLEKGEVEESEYVLVTMHKNRGNLLPTESEEMRAPNCSCKYCKCPVSLAQNIEGVAQQEREDMQSTPKVELESSSDENRTIVPEDGQEDAVDVTQPRPCLDTKLETVVCTGSASPEKCVGTESCLEPGASTWRSEDALEAGSQAGGGTRTPGIAVEKKPPDKLFMDTFPRSPAEAQTKVTFLIGDSMSPDSDIELRSQAVVEQIARHHSPPAAEAAVSADQNCEAKQTVEDQNRDCGTAEPFPQVASEHQSWNSNPYSAESMSLFDEYFTDDSSVETQTADDIPGQAAANLLAHNSSLEFSKKLCTKACKPPSEFCKFMDSVRQETYKNCFNEQDQREKISIRVPHGDRENVEKKVAPGIDWDIPRNESSDSALGDSESEDTGHDLTRLGSNYYGGEQEDWAEEYEIPFPGSKLVEVNSVQPSIANFGRSLLGGYCSSYVPDFVLQGIGSDEKLRHCLVSDLSHAVQHPVLDEPIAEAVCIIADTDKWTVQVASSQRRMIENKLGKEVLVSSLVSNLLHSTLQLYKHNLSPNFCVMHLEDRLQELYFKSKMLSEYLKGQMRVHVKELGVVLGIESSDLPLLAAVASTHSPYVAQILL; from the exons AAACTCTGCAGCGATGCTCAAGTGAGAGTTTTTGGGAAATGTTGCCAACTAAAGCCTGGAGGAGACAGCTCCTCTTCCTTGGATAGTTCAATCAATTCATCCTCCTCATTCTCTGATCCAAAAGAGCAATGCCCAAAATACCAG GGTTCTCGGTGCTCCTCAGATGCCAACATGCTTGGAGAGATGATGTTTGGCTCTGTGGCCATGAGCTACAAGGGCTCCACATTGAAAATTCATCAGATCCG ctcccctccccagctcatGCTCAGCAAGGTGTTCACAGCTCGCACGGGCAGCAGCATCTACGGCAGTCTGAACAC GTTGCAGGACAGTCTTGAGTTCATTAATCAAGACAGCAATACATTAAAGCCTGACCACAGTACAATTATGAATGGACTTCTTGGGAATATAG GTCTTTCCCAGCTTTGCAGCCCCAGGCGGGCATTCTCAGAGCAAGGTCCGCTCCGCCTCATCCGGAGCGCCTCTTTCTTTGCAG TTCACAGCAACCCTATGGATATgcctgggagggagcagaatGAGGACAGAGACAGCGGTATAGCAAGATCTG CATCTCTTAGCAGTCTGCTGATCACTCCGTTCCCATCGCCGGGCTCCTCGTTCAAcaagagctgtgccagcagctacCAGCGGCGCTGGCGGCGCAGCCAGACCACCAGCCTGGAGAACGGCGTCTTCCCTCGCTG GTCCATGGATGAAAGCTTCAACTTGTCAGATGACAGCTCTGGTACAAACTCAGGAATTGTTCGGAAGAAAAAGATAGCAATTGGGGTTATTTTTTCACTCTCAAGAGATGAAGATGAAAACAACAAATTTAACGAGTTCTTTTTTTCACACTTCCCTCTTTTTGAGAGTCACATGAACAAACTGAAGAGTGCAATAGAACAG GCCATGAAAATGAGTCGGAGATCAGCTGATGCCAGCCAGCGGAGTTTGGCATATAACAGAATTGTGGATGCCCTGAATGAGTTCAG aaCAACTATTTGCAATCTCTACACGATGCCACGGATTGGGGAGCCTGTCTGGCTCACCATGATGTCAGGGACACCAGAGAAGAACCAGCTGTGCCATCGCTTCATGAAAGAGTTCACTTTCTTGATGGAAAATGCTTCTAAAAATCA GTTTTTACCAGCTTTGCTGACTGCAGTGCTGACTAACCACCTGGCCTGGGTCCCCACTGTCATGCCCAATGGCCAGCCACCAATAAGAATCTTCCTGGAGAAGCATTCTTCCCAGAGTGTGGACATGCTGGCCAAAACTCATCCCTACAACCCACTGTGGGCTCAGCTCG GTGACCTGTATGGGGCCATCGGATCACCTGTGAGATTAGCAAAAACAGTCGTGGTTGGCAAAAGACATGATCTGGTCCAGAGGTTGCTTTATTTCCTCACTTACTTCATCAGATGCTCTGAACTTCAAGAGACACACCTTCTGGAGAACGGGGAAGATGAGGCCATCGTCATGCCTGGCACTGTTATCACTACCACgctggagaaaggagaagtGGAAGAGTCTGAGTATGTGCTTGTCACGATGCACAAGAACAGGGGCAACTTGCTCCCCACCGAGTCTGAAGAGATGAGAGCTCCCAACTGCAGCTGTAAATACTGCAAATGTCCCGTTTCCCTCGCACAGAACATAGAAGGTGTTGCACAGCAAGAAAGAGAAGACATGCAAAGCACTCCTAAGGTAGAGCTGGAATCTTCTTCAGATGAGAACAGAACCATCGTTCCTGAGGATGGCCAGGAAGATGCCGTGGATGTGACACAACCAAGGCCCTGCCTGGATACCAAACTAGAGACTGTGGTGTGCACAGGGTCAGCTTCGCCCGAGAAATGTGTGGGGACAGAATCTTGTTTGGAGCCCGGAGCCAGCACGTGGAGGAGTGAGGATGCGCTGGAGGCGGGCAGCCAGGCgggaggtggcaccaggacACCTGGGATTGCTGTGGAGAAGAAGCCACCCGATAAGCTCTTCATGGACACGTTTCCCCGCAGCCCTGCCGAGGCTCAGACAAAGGTGACTTTCCTCATCGGAGATTCCATGTCACCTGACTCAGACATTGAACTGAGAAGTCAGGCAGTAGTGGAACAAATTGCCAGGCATCACAGCCCGCCAGCAGCGGAGGCAGCAGTGTCTGCTGATCAGAACTGTGAAGCTAAACAAACTGTCGAGGACCAAAATAGAGACTGTGGGACAGCTGAACCCTTTCCTCAAGTTGCTAGTGAGCATCAGAGCTGGAACTCAAACCCATACAGTGCTGAGAGCATGAGTCTGTTTGATGAATATTTCACTGATGACAGTTCAGTTGAAACCCAGACTGCTGATGATATTCCAGGGCAAGCAGCTGCGAACCTTCTTGCTCACAACAGTAGTTTAGAATTTTCTAAAAAGCTGTGTACAAAGGCTTGCAAACCACCTAGTGAATTTTGTAAATTTATGGACTCTGTTCGACAAGAGACCTACAAAAACTGCTTTAATGAGCAGGaccaaagagagaaaatctCTATTCGCGTCccccatggggacagggaaaacGTAGAGAAAAAAGTGGCCCCGGGAATTGATTGGGACATTCCAAGAAATGAGAGTTCAGACAGTGCCCTGGGTGACAGCGAGAGTGAGGATACAGGCCATGATCTAACTAGACTGGGCAGTAACTATTATGGAGGAGAGCAAGAAGACTGGGCAGAGGAATATGAGATTCCCTTCCCTGG GTCAAAATTAGTTGAAGTGAACTCTGTCCAGCCCAGTATTGCCAATTTTGGAAGATCCTTACTAGGAGGCTACTGTTCCTCTTACGTCCCTGACTTTGTTTTGCAAGGAATAGGAAGTGATGAAAAGCTGAGGCACTGTTTGGTGTCAGATTTGTCTCATGCTGTGCAG CACCCTGTTCTGGACGAGCCCATTGCAGAAGCTGTCTGCATTATTGCAGACACGGACAAGTGGACGGTGCAAGTGGCCAGTAGCCAGAGGCGAATGATTGAGAATAAACTAGGAAAAGAAGTGTTAGTCTCCAGTCTCGTCTCCAACCTGCTTCATTCCACTCTTCAGCTTTACAAGCATAATTTATCTCCAAACTTT tgTGTGATGCACCTGGAAGATCGGCTGCAGGAGCTCTACTTCAAAAGCAAGATGCTGTCTGAGTATCTGAAGGGCCAGATGAGAGTCCATGTCAAGGAGCTGGGCGTGGTGCTGGG GATTGAATCCAGCGACCTCCCCTTGCTGGCAGCTGTAGCGAGCACTCACTCTCCGTACGTTGCCCAGATCCTACTTTAA